One Candidatus Paceibacterota bacterium genomic window carries:
- the rplI gene encoding 50S ribosomal protein L9, whose product MKVILTTDVKKLGRKGDIIEVAKGYALNFLVPQKRAEVATMSALAEAERRHERNAVAVAERSEAIKSALKPLMESGITLSAAANEKGHLFAAIHSADIAQTLTERSGVEIPESVISVGKEVKEVGEYKVVVAVGEEELGVPVVVSAAEEAATTA is encoded by the coding sequence ATGAAAGTTATCCTTACCACAGACGTTAAAAAATTAGGCCGAAAAGGAGATATTATTGAGGTGGCAAAAGGCTACGCACTTAATTTTCTCGTTCCGCAGAAACGGGCTGAGGTTGCGACCATGAGCGCCCTTGCCGAAGCTGAGAGACGACACGAAAGGAATGCCGTAGCTGTTGCTGAGCGCTCTGAGGCTATAAAATCAGCTCTCAAGCCACTTATGGAGTCAGGTATTACTCTTAGTGCTGCCGCTAATGAAAAGGGACACCTTTTTGCTGCCATTCACAGTGCTGATATCGCCCAGACGCTTACAGAAAGATCAGGTGTTGAAATACCTGAGTCAGTGATCTCTGTTGGTAAGGAGGTAAAGGAGGTGGGTGAGTATAAGGTCGTGGTGGCAGTAGGTGAGGAAGAACTTGGGGTTCCGGTTGTAGTGAGTGCTGCTGAAGAGGCAGCCACTACCGCTTAG
- the cysS gene encoding cysteine--tRNA ligase, which produces MLTLYNDLTNKKEVFEPLDPPRVTMYNCGPTVYHYAHIGNLRSFVFADTLRRALESNGYTVDQVINITDVGHLTGDTNDTGADKIEAQAKRENKTAEEIAQFYTDAFLCDLDHLGIDRNTIRFPMATAHIDQQIELIEQLEKKGVTYATDDGIYFDTSAAENYPKLGTIQASGLQAGARVEENKQKRQPADFALWKFSKTKTQQSEKRLQEWNSPWGVGFPGWHLECSAMAIQYLGETIDIHTGGIDLEFPHHANEIAQSECATGKPFARYWLHSEHLNLKGAKMAKSDGNIITLQDLIQDGIHPLSYRYWLLTAHYRSPITFDPEAVLGTQRALERLKTQLDQLPQKDTEGNTKTDTVVPEAYLIKITEAINDDLDTPTLTALIWETLKDTELTGIAERYTVEYILDLLGIDLADFSGRESIGITELPPEVAELAQERENARASKDFDRADKLRADIKQAGYEIHDTETGPEFTHV; this is translated from the coding sequence ATGCTTACGCTATATAATGATCTGACAAACAAAAAGGAGGTATTCGAACCGCTCGATCCTCCACGAGTGACCATGTACAACTGCGGCCCGACCGTATACCACTATGCCCATATCGGTAATCTGCGCTCCTTTGTCTTTGCCGACACGCTACGTCGTGCCCTGGAAAGCAACGGCTACACCGTTGACCAAGTTATCAACATTACCGATGTCGGTCATCTGACCGGTGACACTAACGATACCGGCGCTGACAAAATAGAAGCTCAAGCCAAAAGAGAGAACAAAACCGCAGAAGAGATAGCGCAATTCTACACCGACGCATTTCTTTGTGACCTTGATCATCTTGGTATTGACCGGAATACCATTCGCTTCCCGATGGCGACCGCGCATATCGACCAGCAAATTGAACTCATCGAGCAACTAGAGAAAAAAGGAGTGACGTACGCTACCGATGATGGCATTTACTTTGATACATCAGCCGCTGAGAACTATCCAAAACTTGGCACAATACAAGCGAGTGGTCTTCAGGCCGGAGCTCGAGTTGAGGAAAATAAACAAAAGCGACAACCGGCTGATTTTGCATTGTGGAAATTCTCCAAGACCAAAACACAACAGAGTGAAAAGCGGCTTCAAGAATGGAATTCACCATGGGGAGTAGGTTTTCCCGGCTGGCATCTTGAGTGTTCAGCAATGGCTATTCAATACCTAGGAGAGACCATTGATATTCACACCGGAGGAATCGATCTTGAGTTCCCTCACCACGCCAACGAGATCGCCCAGAGCGAATGCGCCACCGGTAAACCGTTCGCTCGCTACTGGCTTCACAGTGAACACCTTAATCTGAAGGGTGCAAAAATGGCCAAGTCTGATGGCAACATTATTACCCTTCAGGATCTGATACAAGACGGTATTCACCCTCTCTCGTACCGGTACTGGCTCTTGACCGCTCACTACCGCTCACCGATCACATTTGACCCTGAAGCTGTCCTCGGAACCCAGCGAGCACTCGAACGGCTCAAGACACAGCTCGATCAACTCCCTCAGAAAGACACGGAGGGAAACACAAAGACTGACACGGTAGTACCGGAAGCATATCTGATCAAAATAACTGAAGCAATAAATGACGATCTTGACACGCCGACACTAACAGCTCTTATCTGGGAAACCCTCAAAGACACTGAACTAACCGGTATAGCAGAACGCTATACGGTTGAATACATTCTTGATCTCCTTGGCATTGACCTTGCTGACTTCTCCGGCAGAGAATCTATTGGCATTACCGAACTTCCTCCAGAAGTAGCTGAACTTGCACAGGAACGTGAAAACGCTCGTGCATCTAAAGACTTCGACCGTGCAGACAAACTCCGTGCAGATATTAAACAAGCCGGCTATGAGATCCACGACACCG
- a CDS encoding CorA family divalent cation transporter has protein sequence MRRDYQHNGVTWIDLHQPTHEELRELMNEIMLSPDIINDLSTPSPRPTTELHGDLLYTAFLFPAFQHTHKEGGTKQEIDFVLTQNTLITVHYDTIDALHKFGKMVETRSILNNKTSPSTSSSLFFALLKKLYKSVYHEIEYAEDWLDRTEDDIFSGQEREMVTTLSQINRRFLDIRKTIHLHDEQLRSLKDASHHVDQNDFAHNIDSLLEEYSKIQETIVHDLALVRELQDTNNSLVRTKQNESMQTLTSIAYIALPITLVASIFGMNASNMPIVGAAYDFWFILSIMAVSAAVLFLTFRGKGWL, from the coding sequence ATGCGACGAGACTACCAACACAACGGCGTTACCTGGATCGACCTTCATCAACCAACTCACGAGGAGTTGCGAGAACTGATGAACGAAATAATGCTGTCTCCGGATATTATTAATGACTTATCCACTCCTTCGCCGCGTCCAACCACGGAATTACACGGCGACCTCTTATACACTGCGTTTCTTTTTCCCGCCTTTCAGCACACCCACAAAGAAGGTGGCACAAAGCAAGAAATAGACTTTGTGCTTACTCAAAACACACTCATCACTGTTCACTATGACACGATCGATGCTCTCCACAAGTTCGGCAAGATGGTCGAGACTCGATCGATACTCAATAACAAAACAAGTCCTTCTACAAGCAGCTCCCTCTTTTTTGCACTACTTAAAAAACTCTATAAATCGGTATACCACGAGATAGAATACGCCGAAGATTGGCTTGATCGTACCGAGGACGATATTTTTTCCGGTCAAGAGCGCGAGATGGTCACTACACTTTCCCAGATCAATCGTCGCTTCCTTGATATTAGAAAAACGATCCACCTCCACGACGAGCAGCTCCGCTCTCTGAAAGACGCATCTCATCACGTTGATCAAAACGATTTCGCTCACAATATTGACTCTTTGCTTGAGGAATACAGCAAGATACAGGAAACGATCGTCCACGATCTGGCTCTTGTACGTGAGCTTCAGGACACGAACAATTCACTTGTCCGAACGAAACAAAACGAGAGCATGCAAACTCTAACCTCTATCGCCTACATCGCACTTCCGATCACGCTTGTTGCGTCTATCTTTGGAATGAACGCATCCAACATGCCTATCGTTGGCGCCGCGTATGATTTCTGGTTCATACTGAGCATTATGGCTGTTTCTGCAGCCGTTCTCTTCCTTACCTTTAGAGGTAAAGGGTGGTTATAA
- a CDS encoding S41 family peptidase, whose translation MSQYGKQTLSVVIALGLMVFSFGTGVYVGLYQNSDDRANGLKNITQDKSDDVDFSAYWRAWKSIDEKYVPAGTSSESTITAEEKLWGSIQGLTSSLGDPYTVFLPPKDNKSFEEDISGNFEGVGMEVGMRDGVLTVIAPLEGTPAKRAGIQSQDMIVEIDGRSTQDMAVDEAVQIIRGEKGTTVTFTIIREGEEEPLTIPVVRDAIDIPTINAYERNDGIYVIELYNFSEPSASLFRQSMKSFIESGSDKLIIDVRQNPGGFLTAAVDMASHFLPEGSVVVREDYGDKREDQVWRSKGYNVVDDDVEIAILVDGGSASASEILAGALSEHGKATLVGTQTFGKGSVQELVQITSNPKTSLKVTIAQWVTPGGNSISEAGLTPQIEVERTPEQYQQGVDPQMDKAIELLNQ comes from the coding sequence ATGAGTCAATACGGGAAACAAACACTCTCTGTGGTTATAGCTCTCGGACTGATGGTCTTTTCATTTGGAACCGGAGTTTATGTTGGCCTGTATCAAAACAGCGACGACCGAGCGAACGGTTTAAAGAATATCACTCAGGACAAGTCTGATGATGTTGATTTCAGTGCGTACTGGCGCGCTTGGAAATCAATTGATGAAAAGTATGTTCCTGCGGGAACATCCTCAGAAAGCACGATAACCGCTGAAGAAAAGTTGTGGGGCTCTATTCAGGGCTTAACATCTTCGCTCGGTGACCCGTATACGGTTTTCTTACCACCAAAGGACAATAAGTCGTTCGAGGAAGATATTAGCGGCAACTTCGAAGGGGTAGGGATGGAGGTTGGCATGCGTGACGGTGTCTTGACGGTAATTGCACCGCTTGAAGGAACACCGGCAAAACGAGCGGGTATTCAGTCTCAAGATATGATCGTTGAAATTGATGGTAGGTCTACCCAAGATATGGCTGTGGATGAAGCGGTGCAGATCATTCGTGGCGAGAAAGGGACTACGGTGACATTTACGATCATCCGCGAGGGAGAAGAAGAGCCGCTCACAATACCTGTGGTTCGAGACGCGATCGATATTCCGACGATCAATGCGTATGAGCGCAATGACGGTATTTACGTGATCGAGCTGTATAATTTCTCTGAACCATCTGCTTCGCTTTTTCGGCAGAGCATGAAAAGCTTTATCGAAAGTGGTAGTGATAAGTTAATCATTGATGTACGTCAGAATCCGGGCGGCTTTCTTACCGCAGCAGTAGACATGGCAAGCCACTTTCTTCCGGAAGGAAGTGTTGTTGTTCGCGAAGACTATGGAGACAAACGTGAAGATCAGGTTTGGCGAAGCAAAGGATACAATGTGGTAGACGACGATGTTGAAATAGCGATACTCGTAGATGGAGGGTCTGCGTCTGCCTCAGAAATTCTTGCCGGAGCTTTGAGTGAGCACGGAAAAGCAACTCTTGTAGGTACTCAAACATTCGGAAAGGGGTCGGTTCAGGAATTGGTGCAGATAACAAGTAATCCGAAAACATCGCTAAAAGTAACGATTGCCCAATGGGTAACCCCAGGCGGAAACTCGATCTCAGAAGCCGGCCTTACTCCACAGATCGAGGTGGAGCGTACACCGGAGCAGTATCAGCAGGGTGTAGACCCGCAGATGGATAAGGCTATTGAGTTGCTTAATCAGTAA
- the rpmA gene encoding 50S ribosomal protein L27, whose translation MAHKKAGGSTNNTRDSNPKYLGIKKNHGEKVRPGHILVRQRGTKFVPSDNVGIGTDHTLFALVPGIVRYFERRKKRFDNTTSRKKFIAIDETTV comes from the coding sequence ATGGCACACAAAAAAGCAGGTGGATCTACAAATAACACACGAGATTCAAATCCAAAATATCTCGGTATTAAGAAAAACCACGGTGAAAAGGTTCGCCCGGGGCATATTTTAGTACGTCAGCGAGGCACAAAATTCGTGCCAAGCGACAATGTTGGTATCGGTACTGACCACACTCTCTTTGCACTCGTTCCTGGAATCGTACGTTACTTCGAGCGACGCAAGAAGCGTTTCGACAATACAACCTCACGAAAGAAATTTATAGCTATTGACGAGACTACCGTATAG